CTCGGGATAGGCGCTGCTATAGCCGACGATCGGCGTGCCAGAGACCAGCGCTTCGATTAGGCATCGCGGGGATTCCGGCGTCTTGTGGCAGAAAAGGAAAATATGGGCCTGTCGCAAGTGGTCGAAAACCGCAGCGCGGTCATTCACGAAACCTGTGAAGGTGACGTGGCTCTCAAGGCCTGCGTTGGCGACGCGCGCCCTCATGTCTGCTAGATCCGGTCCATCACCCAGCCATGTGGCTTGGAAATCCACTTGTCGCTTGGCAAGTGTCTCAAGAACCTCCACCCAGTCTTGCGGACCCTTCATCGCGCTCGCCCTTCCTGTATAGACGATCTTCAGGGGCCCATTGTTCGCAGCGACAACCTTAGCCTTCAGAGCTTCGGGAGGGAGATGTTCCGAGGCCTTGATGTGGATGTCGTGCACGAGTTGTGGTTGGCGGCAATAGGGGGCATAGGTCTCATAGGTTTCCTTGCCGTGAAACAGGCCCAGAGCCGCGCGTCGGATGATAAATTTTTCCCATTCCCACATGGGCCGATGTTCTAACCGCGCTCTGATCCGGCGATGCCAGAGCGGGTTACTAGACGCTGTGCGGCGGGTTACCTCAGATTCCACCCGGTCGGTCCAGATCGCAAAGGGTCGACCCGCCATATGGGCCTGCCAAGCCCCAACCGATCCCCAATCTCCAGTAAGGCCACCGATGGAGAAGGCTACGTAGTCAGCTTTGTCGATCTCCGCGCGTATTAGATTCCGGGTGGCTCGATAGTGGCGAAAAAACTGATCAGGACGATAGGCCGTTGGCAGAGGCAAGATACGAATGCGATCCAAGTTTGGCCCAACGTTATTGATTGGCACCCAAGCGTCTGGCAACTTTGTATGAGAGACGGGGTGCATCGTAATCAATTCATCAAAATGTTCCGCCCAGAGCCTCAGCCCATTGCAAGCTTGATCCTCAAGATACAGTCCGGAATCGGTTTGCACTAATGGTACTGGCGCATAAATTAGTAGCTTGCCCGAGTTGGTCATGAAGATCTGTGTATCCCGTTATGAAATCGATTCCAGAATGTATACCTTGCAATGAACTAATTACCGCTGCACATATCCAATAGGGTTCATTTTACCATTAAACACGCACACGAATACGAACATGATTTTACATCGCATCAAACGAAAACTCACGCCACTATTGCTACTTTTTCTATCCGCTTGCGGCCTGGTCAACCGCTGCAGCACGCCTGATCCGGTGGACGAAGCGCAATTCAGCATGATCTACGATAGGCCTGCATCGGCACCCGAGGGCCCACTCAATGTCTATCATCTGGGGCACAGTCTCGTGGGACCATACATGCCGGGGATGTTGCAGCAATTGGCGGAACAGGGCGGCAGCGAGGGACACAGTTTCAACAGTCAGCTTGGTTGGGGGACGCCGCTACGTGCGCATTGGGAGCCAGATGTGGTGATCAATGGGTTTGAAGAGTCTAACGGTCCTCCCGCCTTTCGGGATGCAAAGGAAGCCATGGCGTCAGGCGACTATGACGCGGTGGTGTTGACCGAAGCGGTCGAGATCAAGGATATGATCAAGTATTTCGCGCCGCATGAATATCTGCGCAACTGGGCCGTCGCCGCTTGGGAGGGCAATCCAGAGACACGTGTTTACCTTTATGAAACCTGGCATCCATTGGATGATCCGGAGGGTTGGCTCACACGGCTCGACCGGGATTTGAGTCTTTATTGGGAAGGCGAGATTCTCAAACGCACGCTGGCCTATGAAGAAGTCGACAAGCCGATCTATGTCATCCCAGCCGGGCAGGTCATGGCAGCTTTTGTGCGCAAGGTTGAGGCTGCTGGCGGGGTTGGGCCCATCCGTGATCGCAACGATCTGTTCCATGACAACATCCACTTCAGTGAATACGGTGGCTATCTCGTGGCGCTCACTCACTACGCTGTACTTTATGGGCGCTCGCCCGTTGGCTTGCCTCACCAATTGCAACTGGCTGATGGTAGTCCGGCTGCTGACCCAGGTCCCGAAGCGGCGAGGTTGATGCAGGAGACCGTTTGGGAAGTGGTCACATCTTATCCACCAAGCGGGGTGCCCCAAAACTGAAAGCGGCGCGGGCCAGACTATTCCTCCGCAGGTGGGAGTGCTTCCAGCCGCGTGATCTCGTCGCGGGCGATGGCTATCTGCGGGCGGGGGTCGTCTTCCCCCGCAAACTCCAGTACCCGGCGGTACTGTGCGATGGCGTCCTCATCGCGCTCCAAAGCGGCGTAAGTCTGGCCGAGGTGGAATTGAACGATTGGATCCTGCGATAATTCTGCGGCGGCGCTTTCGAGATAGGGCAGGGCCTCTTCCGCCTCACCGCGGCGAAAGACAAGCCAGCCATAAGTGTCCTGAAAGGCGGGCACATCTGTGCCGTTCAGGCGCCGGGCTACAGCCCAGGCGCGTTCAAGGCCGGCGTCATCTGTCTTGTGGTTTGTCAGCAGGCTGGCGAGATTGTTGGCGGCAACAAGGTCGTTGGAATTGCGCTCATAAAGCAGCTCATAATTGGCAATGGCGCCGTCAATATCGCCAGCCGCTTCCAATTCCCCGGCTTGCGCCCAAAGAAGTTCGCGGTTGTAGGGCAGAGCGGTGCGCCCGTCACGCAGGGTCTGTGAGGCGCTGTCGTCTTTTCCCTGAAGGCGCTGGAGGCGATAGAGTTGGACCCAAGCCCGACCCCGTCTGGGATCTTCTTCCACCAGGATCTGAATCTGATTTTCCGCCACATCCAGTGCGCCATTGGCGGCATGTGAGGTGGCCAGAATGAAACGCAGGGCTGCATTGTCAGGATATTCCGCGACAAGCGCCTCAGCCTGTCTCAGGGCTGCCTCTGTTTGCCCGCTGCTGAGGCGTGCGCGCAGAAGCGCAATCTGAGTGTTGAGGCTGGCGTCTTCCCGCTCCGCGAGTTCGCGCAGATATCCAAGCGCCTGTTCGACGCCTTCGCGGCTGCCCAGAAGCCGGGCCTGAAGCGCATCCGCCACTGCAAGGGTCCGCTCTGTGCTGATGCGGCGCAGGCGCGCGATCACGCTGTCAGCGCGCGCGTAATCTTCCGCAGCCAGATAGACTTCGCCCAGAAGCACCAGAATATCCGCATTGTTCGGTGCCCGACGCAGGGCCGGGATCAAAACCTCTTCCGCCGCGATATAGCGTTCGTCACTTGCCAGAACCCGGGCATAGCGCAAAGACGGTTCAGGCGCATTGTCGGAGGCATCCACCGCCAGCGCAAGGAAATCGCGGGACAGTTCGTGATTGCCAGCGCGCGCATAGGCCTGGGATATCAGGTCCATGGCGGCGACATCATCGGGCGCCGTATCAAGGGCTAGACGCAGCGTGGCGATGGCCTCGTCCGCTTTGTCGTCCTGGATCATCCAGGCCGCCTGCATCTTGAGCGCTTCGACACTGTCGCTGTCTGCTTCGAGCGTGTCTGCCACCAGTTGGCGCGCGCGGGTCTCGTTGCCGGTCTGAAGCAACATCCGGGCCAGTGTGATGCGGATGCGGTTGGCTGTGTCGGAGTCTTCTTCGGTGCCTTCCAGCATTGTTTGCAGCGTTTCGATCGCCGTGTCTTCTTGCGCCGTTTTCGAAATCGATGGCCGCAAGAATGATCTGTATCCGTTCTGGGTCCGCTGCGACCTCCAATGCAGCGCGCAGCTCGGCGCGTGCGGCGTCTGGCCCCTGTCTCTGGTTTATGAAACGCACTAGATCGATGAAAAGCGTAGGGTCTTCTGCCGCCGGATCCGACACCTCGCGGAGAAAGGCTTCCACCTTGTCAGGCTCGCCCCGGGCCAGCAGGAACTGAATGAGTTGGGTCTTAGGTTCATCATCCTCGGCAAACCGGATGACTATGTCGCGTAGCTGTGTTTCAAGTGCTGTGAAGTCGCCTTGCCGTTCGAGCAGGACAAGTTTTTGCGTATAGAGATCGCGATTGTCCGGCTGCTTGGCGATCATTCTCTCCAGCTGTACCAAGGCCTGATCGATGGCCCCGTCGCGGACATAGGCGTCAAAGAGGATCAACTGCAGGATGTCATTATCCGGGGCCTCTTGTGCCAGACCCGCAGCCTGATCGCGCACGGCATCTCGTGCTGGACCATCGCGCGCCTCCAACGCTTGCTCATATTGCAAGGCCAGCGCGATCATCTCAGTGCGCGGCGCGTCAGGCGCGAGAGCAATCACCTCGGTTGCATGGCGGGAGAACTCTTCCCAGTTGCGTGCCGCAAATGCAATCTCTGCCAGTACCGTGCGCCCTTCGACATGATCAGGCACCTGTTCGACCAGCCGCAGATACTGGCCATAGGCGGCCTCCTTGTCGTCTTTCTGCAGCATCAAAGCTGCCATGGTTTCGCGCGCTGCGACATGGTTGGGCATCAGTTCAAAGACATTGCGTAACTCGACCGCCGCCCGGTCGAGATCCCCTTCTTCGATTAGTTCTTGGGCTGAGGCGAAATAGGCTTCGGCGCGCTCTTCAACGGACTTACAGGCCGTCAGGCCCAAGCAAAGCATGAATGTCAGAAGCAGTCGCCTCAAGATTCGGGGAGGCATAGATTTGGTCCTAATCATGGTCGCCTATTCGGTTCTGCAGTCTTTTGTATGTTAAACTGCTCTATGTAGGAGCGTTTGCCTTCAGGGCTTCACTGTTCCTGTCAAACCCTGCCTCTGCCAAACATCAGCTCAGATCGCTGTCAGAGAGTGTGCCACGGCGGCAGCCATTTAATGCCACTCCCAAGACATTGGTATTGGCGGCAACCTCGATTTCAGTCCGATCAAGCTTTTTGAACTTGGTATATTCCGCCCGTGCCACGATCAAAGCGCAATCGACATTTTTGAGGAACGCCAAAGCTTTGTCAGAAGAAAGGGCTGAGGGTAGATCGAAGATCATGATGTCGGGAGCATAGTCGCGTTGGATGTCATCGAGAAACTCAGCTGTGCGGTCCATCATCAGAAAACGCGTGGGGTCTTTTTCGGGATGAGGTGAAATCGACACAGCCACATTGTCTGTCACCCGCACCGCCTGTTTTTCAAAGGCGATCATATCCGTGAGCACTTCCGGCAGACCATAGCGCATCTTGAGATCG
This genomic window from Ruegeria sp. SCSIO 43209 contains:
- a CDS encoding glycosyltransferase, whose product is MDRIRILPLPTAYRPDQFFRHYRATRNLIRAEIDKADYVAFSIGGLTGDWGSVGAWQAHMAGRPFAIWTDRVESEVTRRTASSNPLWHRRIRARLEHRPMWEWEKFIIRRAALGLFHGKETYETYAPYCRQPQLVHDIHIKASEHLPPEALKAKVVAANNGPLKIVYTGRASAMKGPQDWVEVLETLAKRQVDFQATWLGDGPDLADMRARVANAGLESHVTFTGFVNDRAAVFDHLRQAHIFLFCHKTPESPRCLIEALVSGTPIVGYSSAYPEDLISTHGGGQLVSLNNVAALSETVQSIAGDRLLLGDMMARALRDGEGYTDDAVFQHRCEIIKKYL
- a CDS encoding tetratricopeptide repeat protein, giving the protein MLEGTEEDSDTANRIRITLARMLLQTGNETRARQLVADTLEADSDSVEALKMQAAWMIQDDKADEAIATLRLALDTAPDDVAAMDLISQAYARAGNHELSRDFLALAVDASDNAPEPSLRYARVLASDERYIAAEEVLIPALRRAPNNADILVLLGEVYLAAEDYARADSVIARLRRISTERTLAVADALQARLLGSREGVEQALGYLRELAEREDASLNTQIALLRARLSSGQTEAALRQAEALVAEYPDNAALRFILATSHAANGALDVAENQIQILVEEDPRRGRAWVQLYRLQRLQGKDDSASQTLRDGRTALPYNRELLWAQAGELEAAGDIDGAIANYELLYERNSNDLVAANNLASLLTNHKTDDAGLERAWAVARRLNGTDVPAFQDTYGWLVFRRGEAEEALPYLESAAAELSQDPIVQFHLGQTYAALERDEDAIAQYRRVLEFAGEDDPRPQIAIARDEITRLEALPPAEE